A window of Candidatus Hydrogenedentota bacterium contains these coding sequences:
- a CDS encoding AAA family ATPase, which yields MQQIESIEIRNYRLFRNAKLEDLPSLAVVVGANGSGKSTLFDVFSFLKDALSQNVAQAVARRGGFKELVSRGETGPIGIVVKFRESGGRLATYELEIEHYQGKPAVHREILKFRRGQYGKPWHFVDFSRGVGTAITNESVYGEEGAQEQRSEFQLEDPSVLAIKGLGQFKEFRVVSEFRSLIESWHTSDFHISEARPSAEAGYAEHLSTRGDNVAQVAQYLYENHPDIFSQIVAKMRDRVPGVTQVEARPTEDGRLVLRFQDGSFKDPFIARYVSDGTIKMFAYLVLLHDPKPHPLLAIEEPENQLYPELLYELIEEFRDYARRGGQVFVSTHSPDFLNGAALREIYWLAKQDGFSTIRRASGSELLRNLIGEGDLPGALWKQGLFEGAGPR from the coding sequence ATGCAGCAAATAGAATCAATTGAAATTCGGAACTACCGGCTCTTCCGCAACGCAAAACTCGAAGACCTCCCAAGTCTCGCTGTGGTCGTCGGTGCGAACGGTTCGGGCAAATCAACACTCTTCGATGTTTTCTCCTTTCTCAAGGACGCCTTGAGCCAGAACGTGGCGCAAGCGGTGGCGCGGCGAGGCGGATTCAAGGAACTGGTAAGCCGGGGCGAAACCGGCCCCATCGGGATCGTCGTAAAATTCAGGGAGAGTGGCGGAAGGCTCGCCACCTACGAATTGGAAATCGAACACTACCAGGGAAAACCGGCCGTACATCGAGAGATCTTGAAGTTTCGCAGAGGGCAGTACGGAAAACCATGGCATTTCGTTGATTTCTCGCGCGGCGTCGGTACGGCTATAACGAACGAATCCGTCTACGGCGAGGAGGGCGCACAGGAACAACGAAGTGAATTCCAGTTGGAAGATCCGAGCGTGCTCGCGATTAAGGGGCTCGGCCAGTTCAAGGAGTTCCGCGTGGTCTCGGAGTTCCGCAGCCTCATCGAGAGCTGGCATACCTCGGACTTTCACATCAGCGAGGCGCGGCCCAGCGCCGAGGCCGGGTATGCCGAACATCTTTCGACGCGCGGTGATAACGTCGCACAAGTGGCGCAATATCTGTACGAAAATCACCCGGATATTTTCAGCCAGATAGTCGCTAAGATGCGTGACCGGGTTCCGGGCGTAACACAGGTGGAAGCCCGACCGACCGAGGATGGCCGCCTCGTCTTACGCTTTCAGGACGGCAGCTTCAAGGACCCCTTCATCGCGCGGTACGTCTCCGACGGCACGATTAAGATGTTTGCGTACCTGGTGTTACTCCACGACCCCAAGCCGCATCCATTGCTAGCCATTGAAGAGCCCGAAAATCAGCTGTATCCTGAACTCCTCTACGAATTAATCGAAGAGTTTCGAGATTATGCGCGCCGGGGCGGCCAGGTCTTTGTCTCGACCCATTCACCTGATTTCTTGAACGGCGCCGCGCTACGCGAGATTTACTGGCTGGCCAAGCAAGATGGATTTTCCACCATACGGCGGGCTTCCGGCAGCGAACTGCTCCGCAATTTAATCGGTGAGGGCGACTTGCCTGGCGCCCTTTGGAAACAAGGGCTCTTCGAAGGAGCCGGCCCGCGATGA
- a CDS encoding GNAT family N-acetyltransferase has product MSTTPIKILDRTTGQPIEAELVDALAPEDLMVLEAVWTPERARIILEIGRAGLLYAERPQSLGWNWRAKSHHLRLTQASGYGVVCQDEWQGAMLTKSGTHFSRLGSDRGKPLVYIDFLEVAPWNWTIPGIGQFRRYGYIGPHLFERAVRQSWEDGFEGRVGLHALPQSEPFYSGACRMAALGAEEEEYGNLTYFELSRENAARILEGCR; this is encoded by the coding sequence ATGAGCACCACACCAATCAAAATTCTCGACCGCACTACTGGCCAACCCATCGAAGCGGAATTGGTCGATGCCTTGGCGCCCGAGGACCTGATGGTGCTCGAAGCGGTGTGGACGCCGGAGCGTGCCCGAATTATCCTTGAAATCGGGCGCGCGGGGCTGCTTTATGCGGAGCGCCCCCAGAGCCTGGGCTGGAACTGGCGGGCCAAGTCGCACCACTTGCGCCTGACCCAAGCCTCCGGCTATGGCGTGGTCTGCCAGGACGAATGGCAGGGGGCCATGCTGACCAAGTCCGGGACCCATTTTTCGCGCCTTGGCAGTGACCGCGGTAAGCCGCTGGTGTACATCGATTTTCTGGAGGTGGCGCCGTGGAACTGGACGATTCCGGGGATTGGGCAATTTCGGCGGTACGGCTATATTGGACCACACCTTTTCGAGCGAGCCGTCCGGCAGAGTTGGGAAGATGGATTCGAGGGCCGGGTCGGGCTACACGCGCTTCCGCAATCGGAACCGTTCTATAGTGGCGCGTGCCGGATGGCGGCACTGGGCGCGGAGGAGGAGGAATACGGAAACTTGACCTACTTCGAGCTTTCGCGCGAAAATGCAGCAAGGATATTGGAAGGGTGCCGTTGA
- a CDS encoding DUF4276 family protein, producing the protein MSRLVFLLEERSMKTFLDVLIPRLFPDLPFLCVPHEGKQDLEKSIPRKLRAWKEPGVRFVVLRDNDGADCHALKQRLTALCEDAERGDTLVRIACQELEAWYLGEPDALAEAYNDDSLRTLGNLAPFRDPDAVLNPARELANRIPAFQKVSGARQMGARLSMERNTSRSFRKLVSGVRRIVADQNPSK; encoded by the coding sequence ATGAGCCGCCTCGTATTCCTGCTTGAGGAACGTTCGATGAAAACGTTTCTCGACGTGTTGATCCCCCGCCTCTTCCCGGATCTGCCGTTCCTGTGCGTCCCCCACGAAGGCAAGCAAGACTTGGAAAAAAGCATCCCACGCAAGCTACGGGCCTGGAAAGAGCCCGGGGTTCGATTTGTCGTACTCCGTGACAACGATGGGGCCGATTGTCACGCGCTGAAACAACGTCTCACGGCATTGTGCGAAGATGCGGAACGCGGCGACACACTGGTTCGCATCGCGTGCCAGGAGTTGGAGGCGTGGTATCTGGGCGAGCCTGACGCGCTGGCCGAGGCCTACAATGACGACTCGCTTCGGACGCTCGGCAACCTCGCGCCATTCCGCGACCCCGACGCCGTATTGAATCCGGCCCGGGAACTGGCAAACCGCATCCCCGCGTTTCAAAAAGTTTCCGGAGCACGCCAAATGGGAGCCCGGCTGTCGATGGAACGAAACACCTCCCGGAGCTTTCGCAAACTGGTGAGTGGTGTAAGACGTATAGTTGCGGATCAGAACCCGTCAAAATAA
- a CDS encoding sugar phosphate isomerase/epimerase: MKKISIGSWAYSIGPYQDNPIPWEEVLQGLKDLNFDGVEVGGFSIHPSPENAPNKEDREKLVAQAREYGLGFSGFVPNLWGEKLINTEDNAAYIAAFSHGAQFAHDLGIQGIRVDCVQPPTIHAEIDYNIAKERVVNTWKECSKIAADLGCYVTWEFEPGFAFNKPSDVLRIVDEVNEDNFGIEFDTCHAEMVAGKGARQHGEKETLPGGCLEMAQKLKGKINHIHLIDSDGTLHHDETSSHPPFGDGYLDFDAIIPVLLDSGCPHDWWTIDLCFWPDAWKVTERCKKSIDAMNKKFCG; the protein is encoded by the coding sequence ATGAAGAAGATTTCGATTGGAAGCTGGGCCTACAGCATTGGCCCGTATCAGGACAACCCGATTCCCTGGGAAGAGGTGCTGCAGGGCCTGAAGGATCTGAACTTCGACGGTGTCGAGGTGGGCGGGTTTTCCATCCACCCGAGCCCGGAGAACGCCCCGAACAAGGAAGATCGGGAGAAGCTCGTGGCGCAGGCGAGGGAATACGGCCTGGGCTTCTCCGGGTTCGTGCCCAATCTCTGGGGCGAGAAGCTGATCAACACCGAGGACAACGCCGCCTACATCGCGGCCTTCTCGCACGGCGCCCAGTTCGCGCATGACCTGGGCATCCAGGGCATTCGCGTGGACTGCGTGCAGCCTCCGACGATCCACGCCGAAATCGACTACAACATCGCCAAGGAACGCGTCGTCAATACGTGGAAGGAATGCTCCAAGATTGCCGCGGACCTGGGGTGCTATGTGACGTGGGAATTCGAGCCGGGATTCGCCTTCAACAAGCCCTCCGACGTGCTCCGGATTGTGGACGAGGTGAACGAGGACAACTTCGGCATTGAGTTCGACACGTGCCACGCCGAGATGGTGGCGGGCAAGGGCGCGCGCCAGCATGGCGAGAAGGAAACGCTGCCGGGCGGCTGCCTGGAGATGGCGCAGAAGCTGAAGGGGAAGATCAACCACATCCACCTGATCGATTCCGACGGCACCCTCCACCACGACGAGACCAGCAGCCACCCGCCGTTTGGCGACGGGTACCTGGATTTCGACGCCATTATCCCCGTGCTGCTTGATTCGGGCTGCCCCCACGACTGGTGGACCATCGACCTCTGCTTCTGGCCGGACGCCTGGAAGGTGACCGAGCGCTGCAAGAAGAGCATCGACGCGATGAACAAGAAGTTCTGCGGCTGA
- a CDS encoding Gfo/Idh/MocA family oxidoreductase — protein sequence MAKKKLNIGMIGYGFMGRAHSNAFRKVNNFFDLEYQPVLKAACARNAEKAQAFADKWGYESIETDWRALIDRDDIDCIDIGSPNNTHHEIVLAAAAKGKMILCEKPLAMDAKEGEEMTAAVEKAGVPNMVWYNYRRVPAITLAKRLIDEGRLGRVFHYRAKYLQDWTISPELPQGGEGLWRLDAAVAGSGVTGDLLAHSIDTAIWLIGGVDKVTAATETFIKERQHNLTGKKQEVTIDDACAFLAKFDCGALSTFESTRYARGRKNQNTFEVNGQHGSIYFDLEDPHQLQFFDNKHESHVHGWQTILVTDFEHPYMDHYWVPGTTIGYEHTFVNAMADFLKSLESGQDPVRPNFRDALETQYVCDAVLKSGKTGVWESCKP from the coding sequence ATGGCAAAGAAGAAACTCAACATCGGCATGATCGGCTACGGCTTCATGGGCCGGGCCCACTCGAACGCCTTCCGGAAGGTCAACAACTTCTTCGACCTCGAATACCAGCCCGTGCTGAAGGCCGCGTGCGCGCGGAACGCGGAAAAGGCGCAGGCCTTCGCGGACAAGTGGGGCTATGAGAGCATCGAGACGGACTGGCGCGCGCTGATCGATCGGGACGACATCGACTGCATCGACATCGGCAGCCCGAACAACACGCACCACGAGATCGTGCTTGCGGCGGCGGCGAAGGGCAAGATGATCCTCTGCGAGAAGCCGCTGGCGATGGACGCGAAGGAAGGCGAGGAGATGACCGCGGCGGTGGAGAAGGCGGGCGTGCCGAATATGGTGTGGTACAACTACCGTCGCGTGCCGGCGATTACCCTGGCGAAGCGCCTCATCGACGAAGGCCGCCTGGGCCGCGTGTTCCACTACCGGGCGAAGTACCTGCAGGACTGGACCATCAGCCCGGAGCTTCCCCAGGGCGGCGAGGGCCTCTGGCGCCTGGACGCGGCGGTGGCGGGCAGCGGCGTGACGGGCGACCTCCTCGCGCACTCCATCGACACGGCCATCTGGCTCATCGGCGGCGTGGACAAAGTCACCGCGGCCACGGAGACGTTCATCAAGGAGCGCCAGCACAACCTGACCGGGAAGAAGCAGGAAGTCACCATCGACGACGCCTGCGCCTTCCTCGCGAAGTTCGACTGCGGGGCGCTGTCGACGTTTGAATCGACACGCTACGCCCGCGGCCGCAAGAACCAGAACACCTTCGAAGTCAACGGCCAGCACGGCTCCATCTACTTCGACCTGGAGGACCCGCACCAGCTCCAGTTCTTCGACAACAAACACGAGAGCCACGTCCACGGCTGGCAGACGATCCTTGTGACGGACTTCGAGCACCCCTACATGGACCACTACTGGGTGCCGGGGACGACGATCGGCTATGAGCACACGTTCGTAAACGCGATGGCGGATTTCCTCAAGAGCCTCGAAAGCGGCCAGGACCCGGTGCGCCCGAACTTCCGGGACGCGCTGGAGACGCAGTACGTGTGCGACGCGGTGCTGAAGTCTGGGAAGACCGGGGTTTGGGAGAGCTGCAAGCCGTGA
- a CDS encoding CoA pyrophosphatase → MFISSNTEFAATDALEQIRNVLALHSPDTRPSENTPRVAAVAMVLRHGPDGALETLFMKRAERADDPWSGQMAFPGGHVDPGDNGPEAAARRETLEEVGLALAPEMLLGRLNDISGGRLRTFELAVCPMVYFHPDPGPLAHNYEVAETVWVPLSFLADTASIGAYYYPRDPEQRAFSCFNYGPYTIWGLTYRILAQFMGLFDVTLPTERPLTDVE, encoded by the coding sequence GTGTTCATTTCGTCCAACACAGAATTCGCCGCGACCGACGCCCTCGAACAGATCCGCAATGTGCTCGCGCTTCACAGCCCCGACACGCGCCCCTCGGAAAACACCCCGCGCGTCGCGGCGGTCGCCATGGTGCTGCGCCACGGGCCGGATGGCGCGCTCGAAACCCTCTTTATGAAACGCGCCGAACGCGCGGACGACCCCTGGTCCGGGCAGATGGCCTTTCCCGGCGGGCACGTGGACCCCGGCGACAACGGCCCGGAAGCCGCCGCGCGCCGCGAAACCCTGGAGGAGGTCGGGCTGGCCCTCGCCCCCGAGATGCTTCTCGGGCGCCTCAACGACATCTCGGGCGGACGCCTCCGCACCTTCGAGCTCGCTGTCTGCCCCATGGTCTATTTCCACCCCGACCCCGGACCGCTGGCCCACAACTACGAAGTCGCCGAGACGGTATGGGTGCCCCTCTCGTTTCTCGCCGATACCGCAAGCATCGGCGCCTATTATTACCCGCGCGATCCCGAGCAACGGGCATTCTCCTGTTTTAACTACGGCCCCTACACCATCTGGGGCCTCACCTACCGCATTCTCGCCCAGTTCATGGGCCTGTTCGATGTCACCCTGCCGACGGAGCGGCCGCTCACGGATGTGGAGTAG
- a CDS encoding Fic family protein, translated as MPAKHRYEPPFTLSPKVLHLVAEIGEQIGRYTVLADSRLSPRLRRANRVRTIHASLAIENNTLTLDQVTAVIAGRRILGDPREIQEVRNAFAAYEAMGAWHPASLVDLLAAHGTIMAGLADDAGRLRAGNVGVFRGDAVVHMAPPAKQVPRLVDDLLDWLARTDTHPLVASCVFHYELEFIHPFSDGNGRMGRLWQTLILRQWKPLLACLPVETIVRDRQATYYEVLGASDANANCTPFVEFLLEAIREALREATATDQVFDQVTEQVKRVLAHLSDGPLGGAALMVALGLSHRPTFYQNYLNPALDGGWIERTQPDSPRSPTQQYRLTAKGRQWVGGT; from the coding sequence GTGCCCGCGAAACACCGCTATGAGCCTCCATTTACGCTGAGCCCCAAGGTGTTGCATCTGGTTGCGGAGATTGGCGAGCAGATCGGGCGATATACGGTGCTGGCGGACAGCAGGCTGTCGCCGCGCCTGCGCCGGGCGAATCGCGTTCGCACGATTCATGCGTCCCTGGCCATAGAAAACAATACGTTAACGCTCGATCAGGTCACCGCGGTGATTGCGGGCAGGCGCATCCTGGGCGATCCTCGTGAAATCCAGGAGGTACGAAACGCCTTCGCCGCTTATGAGGCGATGGGCGCGTGGCATCCGGCCTCTCTGGTGGATTTGCTCGCGGCCCACGGCACGATCATGGCGGGCCTCGCCGACGATGCGGGGCGGCTGCGCGCGGGCAATGTGGGCGTTTTTCGTGGCGATGCCGTGGTTCACATGGCCCCGCCCGCGAAACAGGTCCCGCGATTGGTGGATGACTTGCTCGACTGGCTGGCGCGGACGGATACCCATCCCCTGGTCGCAAGCTGCGTCTTCCATTATGAGTTGGAATTCATTCATCCCTTTTCCGACGGCAATGGACGCATGGGCAGGCTGTGGCAAACGCTCATTCTCCGGCAGTGGAAACCGTTGCTCGCCTGCTTGCCTGTGGAGACCATCGTCCGCGATCGTCAGGCGACCTACTATGAAGTCCTGGGGGCGTCCGACGCCAACGCCAACTGTACACCTTTCGTGGAATTCCTCTTGGAGGCGATCCGCGAGGCGTTGCGCGAGGCAACGGCCACCGATCAAGTATTCGATCAAGTAACCGAACAAGTGAAACGAGTGCTCGCCCACCTGTCCGACGGCCCGTTGGGCGGCGCGGCGCTCATGGTCGCCCTGGGGCTTTCCCACCGCCCGACTTTTTATCAGAATTACTTGAACCCGGCGTTGGACGGCGGCTGGATCGAGCGCACGCAGCCGGATTCACCCCGAAGTCCGACTCAGCAATATCGGCTGACCGCGAAGGGGCGGCAGTGGGTAGGCGGGACGTGA
- the bioC gene encoding malonyl-ACP O-methyltransferase BioC: protein MHATINTDRVARAFHRNHATYDQHAIVQREMARALIAPLRDYCPHRLDRVLELGCGTGLVTRELADAFDLGACTVNDLVPDLAENAADFLRRGGAGPVACLPGDIEAITEFPAAQSLIISGATFQWLRDTARFLLRITAHLRPGGLLAFSTFGPENLRELRNATGIGLPYPPLDSLRAILAGSMEVLVAREWRHPLRFDSALDVLRHLRKTGVNGLAECRWTPRQLNRFCAEFERSHPFDGGVALTYHPIVIIARKPGQVV, encoded by the coding sequence ATGCACGCCACCATCAACACCGATCGCGTCGCCCGCGCCTTTCACCGCAACCACGCCACCTACGACCAGCACGCCATCGTGCAACGCGAGATGGCCCGCGCGCTGATCGCTCCCCTGCGCGACTATTGTCCGCACCGCCTCGACCGCGTCCTGGAGCTCGGCTGTGGCACCGGGCTCGTCACGCGCGAGCTCGCGGACGCCTTCGATCTGGGGGCCTGCACCGTAAACGACCTCGTCCCCGACCTCGCCGAAAACGCCGCCGACTTCCTGAGACGCGGCGGCGCCGGACCCGTCGCCTGCCTGCCGGGCGACATTGAGGCCATCACTGAGTTCCCGGCCGCGCAGTCTCTGATTATCTCGGGGGCCACCTTCCAGTGGCTCCGCGACACCGCCCGCTTTCTCCTTAGAATCACCGCGCATCTCCGCCCCGGCGGCCTCCTCGCCTTCAGCACCTTCGGACCCGAAAACCTGCGCGAGCTCCGCAACGCCACCGGCATTGGCCTCCCCTACCCGCCGCTCGACAGCCTCCGTGCGATACTTGCCGGTAGCATGGAGGTATTGGTCGCCCGGGAGTGGCGTCATCCCCTCCGTTTCGACAGCGCGCTCGACGTCCTGCGCCACCTGCGGAAAACCGGGGTGAACGGCCTCGCCGAATGCCGCTGGACGCCCCGGCAACTCAATCGGTTCTGCGCCGAATTCGAGCGCTCCCACCCTTTCGACGGCGGAGTCGCCCTCACCTACCACCCCATAGTGATCATCGCCCGCAAGCCGGGGCAAGTGGTATAA